A region of the Salvia splendens isolate huo1 chromosome 11, SspV2, whole genome shotgun sequence genome:
TGCATATGCTCACAACTTGTGCTTGTGTGGAAAACCATTGCCACCTTGCAAGAgtaaaatgaagagaaaaatgGGTCAGTGATATGCTGAGTCTCTACTCTCTATGCTCATTATCCCATGAGCACAAGTTAAATTATCTTTTTTATCTTGTGAGTTCAGGTACACAAGTAACTTACCATGCTCTTCATTCAAAGGACTCCAGCTCAAAGTTAATCAAGTTTTCACATTAACCAACTTTCTGCAAATTGATAAAATAGGTTTTGGGGAATTGAATCATTCTTTCTTATTCATATGTTGCAAATATACACGCCTCTTTATAGGCTCACAAGACTAATTACATTTAAGGTAAGTTTCATTACCTTAACCTAATTTCCTATACATGGTAAATATCAATTGATAATCTTCCTATTAATTGTTATTGTAGGAAAATCCTCCTCTTGATTGCTCGTGATATTCTCGTGATCTTCtcattccaacactccccctcaagttaagtgatggGATCACCAATGCTTAACTTGTCCAATACACTTCGAAAAGAGTTTGAGTTCACTGCCTTTGTCAAGATGTCTGCCAATTGATCTTCTGACTTGACATAGGGCAGCTCCACTATCTTTGCATCAATTGTatcctttatgaagtgtcgatcCACCTCCACATGTTTCGTCCGATCATGTTGGACTGGATTTTCTGAGATACTAATGGCAGCCTTGTTATCGCACAACAATCGACACGGTTGTGTGGATTTGAGTTTGAGTTCTGTCATTAATCTCCTGAGCCATAGTACTTCTGTcaatccactcttgattcctcatAATTCTGCCTCGGCACTCGACAATACTactaccttttgcttcttacttctccatgtcaccAAGTTACCTCCTATAAAGGTGAAGTATCCTGCTGTTGACTTTCTGTCATTcggatttcctgcccaatctgcatcagtataACCATGTATTTCCAAATGCCGATGTTTTTTGAACAATACTCCATGACCTGGGGTACCCTTCAAGTATCGTACTATTCTCAACACTGCCTCCCAATGTTCTTCTTGTGGGgcatgcatgaattgacttactATCCCAACAGCATATGCAAGATCTGGCCTGGTGTGGGATAAATAAATGAGTTTCCCAACCAACCGTTGATACCTCCCTCGATCAGCGAGTTTGGCTCCTTCACGAATCTTTAGTCCATGATTCTGGACCATTGGAGTATCCACTGGTTTGCAATCAATAATTCCGGTTTCTGCCAATACATCAAGCACATATTTCATCTGGTTGATGAAGATCCCTTGCTTTGATCTAAGTACTTCTATCCCCAAAAAATACTTTAGATGgccaagatctttcatctcgaattcctTGGACAGGTTCTTCCTCAGCTGCTCTATTTCTTCCTCATCGTCAccagtgataatcatatcatcaacgtaaATAATAAGGCACGTGATCTTACCATCCTTCTTTTTTAGGAACAAGGTGTGATCTGAGTTGCTTTGGCAGTactcatacttcttcattacgtCAGTGAATCTTCCGAACCATGCTCTCGGAGATTGCTTGAGGTCATACAGTGTCTTCCTGAGTTTGCAAACGTCCCCATTTTTAAAGTCCCTCGTAAATCCAGGTGGGGGGACCATATAAACTGGTTTGGTCAATTCTCCATGTAGAAAGGCgttcgtcacatcaaactggtgtagcGGCCAGTCCCGGTTGGCTGCTATCGAGAACAGCACTCTCACTGTATTGATCTTCGCAACTGGTGAGAAGGTTTCTGCATAGTCGACGCCATAGGTCTGTGTATATCCTTTTGCTACGAGTCTCGCCTTATATCGGTCAATAGATCCGTCGGGCCTTCTTTTGATTGTAAACACTCATCTACATCCTACTGTTGTCGCCCCTTTTGGTAGTTCACTAACTTCCCAAGTCTTGTTCTTTAGCAAAGCATCCATCTCTACAAACATGGCATCTCTACAATGTTTAACTTTCCATGCTTCCTCGGCTGTATAGgggatttcttcttcctcatagaGTGCGGCTTCAAATGCCCTAGCCATTTTGTCCAGGTTCCCCTTCACAAAGTTGGCCACAGCATACTGGTTCCTTCTGCCCGTCCTTTCGGGTGAGAATCTCTTCGGTGGAATTCCACGATTGCTTCGTGGTGGGAGGATGTATCGATCAGTATTCTCGTCAAGAGTAGTGCTTTCTTCAATAGTTTCTGTAACAACAGGGTCAGCAGTGCTATTCTCTTGAGAAGTATAAGAAATTACCTCATATGCCTCGGATATCGGTTGAGGTGAGATACTTTGACGCGGTTGAGAGGGCTCTATAATGGTTGAGACCTGCTCAGCGACAGCACTAACTGGCTATGTTGGATGAACGGTGGAGTGATTTGACTCGggcacaaaccaacttaggtAGTCTACTTCATTGTTtgactcactctccccctgactaccaAGGTGGTGTGGTAATAAAACTCTGTTTCTAAGAAATTGACATTCATTATGGTGACAACTCGTTGCGTGGTTGGGTCATAGCAACGATACCCCTTTTGGTTAACCCCATAGCCCATAAAAATGCATTTGGTAGCACAAGGTGACAATTTTGTTCTCTCATATTTTGGGATATGGACATAAACGGTACATCCAAAAACCTTTGGTTGAAGGTTAAGATGTGTAGGTATTTTGGTGTGTTTGGAGAGGACGTCAAGAGGTGTTTTTTTGTTTAGAATTTTAGTAGGAAGTCGATTTATGAGGTAGATCGAAGTCGTAACTGCTTCGGGCCAGAAGTGTGTGGGGACTTTGGATTCGAACATCAAGGCTCGGGTTATTTCGAGGATGGTTCTGTTTTTTCTTTCAGCTACtccattttgttctggagtgTAGGGGCAAGTGGTTTGGTGGATTAGGCCTTTTTCAGTGAAGAATTCCGTCATTTTATGGttcacaaattccctcccattatcggaTCGAAGGGTTTTTATCGTGGTTTGGAACTGGGTTTGGATAAGgtgaaaaaacaaaataaacttaTCTATTACCTCAGACTTGTGTTTTAGAAAATATATCcatgtcatcctagtgcaatcatctacaaaaatcacaaaatatcgcAAATCATTCCCCCCAACAATaggtgcaggaccccacacatcagcatgaacAAAGGAAAAAATAGAATTCATACAAGTATTTGAAGGTTTAAAtgattgtctgtggcttttggccaaaacacaagtctcacaaGAAAAGTCTTTTGGAATAGAGAGTTTAGGaaaaagtaaactaaaataACCAGGGGAAGGGTGTCTCAGCCGTTGGTGCCAAAGCCAAATCTCCCTTttcgtggacccgtgagccagcatcgcactgccttgttgagctatctcatccacgtagtagagaCCTTggctctcagtgccacgcccaagtatcttcctcgtccgaatatcctgcaaaATACAGAAGTCGGGATGTATCAGCAATGTACAGTTCAATTCTTTAGTTACATGGCTTATAGACATCAATCTCTGAGACAAAGTAGGAACATAGAGACTATTTGACAATCTCAAGGTCGGGGATATTTCAATAGTGCCTGCCCCAGCCACGGTAATTAATTCGCCACTAGCAGTCTGTATGTAGGTTTTAGTGATACTACTAAAACTAACAAAATCACTCTTATTAGGTGTCATGGTGTCGGTGGCTCCACAATCAAACATCCAACCCATTTTTTCATCCACACTATCTCGTTTTACTGTGTATGCAGCGGAAATATGGTCCAAGGGCTCAAATCGATTTTTCAATGGAATAGGACTAACTTGCACAGTTTTAAAACAATCAGGGGGTTTTTCACAATAATCTATAATCTGAGGGTTGTAATGTAACATATCATATATCTGGGGTTCATTTtgcaatttataatatttttgagGCCCTGTATGCAAAAAACGGGGTACTGGCAGTAATTTTGGAGATTTTGGGGGAGGGTTATGCGAATTAAGGTAATTGGGGGGTATTAGATTGAAATTGGGGTTAGGGTTCTCAACCCCTAACCCGTTACCTCCACGTGCGCCGCTTCCATCCCCTCGGCTGCTCCATGTTTTGCCGGCAAAATTGCCGGCGCCAATCACCCCTCCACCGTTCCCGCCTCCGCTGGGGGCTTCTGGTTCCTCCCTCTGTTTCCCTCGTCCGATTGTATCTCGATTTCCAGCTACTTTGGCCACCTCTTCTCCGGCAGCTATCCCCACCGCCATTTTAGCCTTTGCGGTCTGCCTCTCTTCCCACCACTCGGGATATCCGTGCAATTGGAAGCATGTCTCACGGGTATGCTTTTGCATCCCACACTAGGAACACCACAATTTTGATTTATCAACCGGCTTGTTCCCCGGGCGATGAGCGGTGGTGGTTTGCCTTGGTGGTCCATTTCGGTGACCTGGTCGTGGTCCCTGAGCTACCAGTCCGTGTCCGATTCCCTGCATATCTCCTCCTCCGTGACTATGGGTGACAGGAGTTGAGGATTCCGGTGGCCCTAGTCGTTGTCGGGCCGCCTCCTTTTTAACCCACCCATAGGCAGTTTCTAGCGGAGGGGGCGATACTTCTTTGAGGATGTCCCTCTGGACTCCCTCGTGTTCATCATTCAATCCTGCCAGAAATCGGAGTAGTCTCTTGGTGTTGGTGTAGACTCTGAACTGGTTTATGTCTTTTTCGCAGCAATCGACCGGTTGCTTCTGGCACCGATCAATGTTAATCTGCATCCCGTGGATTTTGCGATAATATGTCTCCAAATCCATGTTCCCCTGATTGTTTGTATTTGCCTTGTCTTCCAAGTCGTATACGGGGTAGAGATCGGCCTCACTCTCGTATGTGGTGGCTAGGCTGTCCCATATTGCCTTTGCCGATTGATGATGGGCGAAGTCTGCAATAATATCGTTTTCGATATTGTCCACGATCCAGGAGAAGACGATTAGGTCTGTTTCCTCCCAATCGTCAAACTCCTTACTTTCCGGCAGTGGTGGAGCCGGTTTTCCGGTTATATGGGAGTAGCCTCTCCTGCTCCCTATCGCAACTTTCATTAGTCGCGACCATAACGGGTAATTTTCCCCATTAAGCTTGAACGCTACTATCACGTTCTTGCTTGCTCGTATCTTACTGCTTGCTGATTCTGATTCTACTGCTGGTTTTTCGTCGTCTGGCATATTTTGTTTctgatttgaattgtttgctcactgattttggttgattttggtcGGGATTGGTATTGGGCAATGATGATAGAACAATCTGAGCCCTCGTTTAACACTGCTCTGAAGCCATGATAAAATAGGTTTTGGGGAATTGAATCATTCTTTCTTATTCATATGCTGCAAATATACATGCCTCTTTATAGGCTCAGAAGACTAATTACATTTAAGGTAAGTTTCATTACCTTAACCTAATTTCCTATACATGGTAAATATCAATTGATAATCTTCCTATTAATTGTTATTGTAGGAAAATCTTCCTCTTGATTGCTCGTGATATTCTCGTGATCTTCTCATTCCAACACAAATAAAGATCAAATTATGACTTACCATATTCTTCATTCAAAGTACTTACCATATTCTTCACTCAAAGTTGATACATTGAAAAGATAAATGATACGCAGGcaaaattaaccaaaaagcCACAGTATATCCGTAGAATGAGGAAACCCACCAAATGCACCATTTCTCTTTCACAAAATTTCCTCAAAACAATATCAGCAGTGCACAAGTGAAGGTAGATATACAAAAGCTTGAAGCAAATTAAGCATCATAAGGCCTAAAAAGCTATCCTAATTGCCTATATTTAGCATTCAACTGTCCTGGTGGACTATTCATCATATTCTATTTCTTCCTATTTGATCTCTTCATCAATTATATCATCCTTAATCTCTTTCTCAGATGTCTCCTTTGTTTCATCCTTGACCTCATCTTCAGCTGCATCATCCTTGACCTCTTTTTCAGTTGCATCATCCTTAGCCTCATCTTCAGCTGCATCATCCTTGACCTCATCTTCAGTTGCATCATCCTTGACCTCATTTTCAGTTGAGTCATCATCATcctatatataaataaacaccCTTATCAACAAAGGCAAACCATATAAACATATCTACCACATAAATAAACCAAAGCAAGGAACATACTTGCTCATTTTCAGCTTCAGATGCCTTTTGATACTCTGCTTTAAGCTCTGCAGCTCTATCAGTATACACTTTCTTCTCCTATATATCAAGTAGGAAATACAAGTCAGTGAAGAATCTCACATTAGTTCACCACAACACACTAACACTTGTGAATTCAGACTTACATCATCATTCATTGATTTCCACTTCTCACCACCTTCCTTTGCAAcctaaaaaacaaacaaaacaaattcTTATGGAACTCAAATGACTGAAACCAGAATCATGTTTCTCAGATAGTTCACACAGTTATCACACACACTACAGCATTACCGTGGCAACACTCTTGCAGTCAGGATTAGCCTCCTTGAACGATTTCCTAAAGTCATTCCTACAAACCATTcaaatactaacatattaaCAACAGCACAAGACCGGTTCATATAAACTCATAAAACATATTCAAGGCAGGTGATCAGCGCATACATGAACAAGAAGAAAGCAGTGGGAGGCCGCTTCTTCCCGTTTGGATTTTTGGCCTTCTTTGGCTTCGAATCAGTTTGTTTTGTCTTCTTTCTGCATCATTTTAGGTGTTAATTAGCATTCTAAATCTATATTCTCATACATAAACCAAAGAGACATAATTTTAGCTTTGGAAAATTACTTCTCTGCTGATGCCTTCTTCTTCGTCTCAGCCATTTCCACAACCTGAGACTCTACATAAATAGAGATCGATAACTAAACAGCAATTCACACCACGAAATAAACTTAAACCAACAGCATAACGCACATAGATtcattttttttgagaaaaataaCTACAacaggaaataaaaatacagaaAATGAAATACCTAAATTCATCTTAATCTTAGCATCAAGGCTACAGTTGTGGAAGCTAATCAAAGCTACCGCCACATCCTTGTGGCATTCCTCGCTGCAAAACGTTCTCTCGTATCAAGTAATAATAGAAAAACAGACTAAAACCTACAGATTGACTTACAAAAGTAAGATTAACGGAGAAGAAGAGTACCATTTGGTAAAGGCGCTGCCGTCTCTAGCGCGTTTGAGAGAGGCGGATTCAGcctccactctcttcctctGTCTCGAGGCGTTGGATGATGCTGCGCCGCCCGCCATTTACAGATCTGTAGTTTACGAAAAATGAAGGAAAAAATTGAAGGCGAGATTACTGGGTTGGACTTAGACAGACTTAGATGGGTGTATTTATACTCTCAGTGATAGAAGATGGAGAATCAGGAGGGAAGGCTGCAAAAATTTGTTTAGTTTTCAATTTTAGAGCCAATCTTCAATTTGAGTATTTGGCGCCAATTTTTTGTATTTCGGTTCAAAAgtgtaaaatgaaaaattgatttCGCGGATCGATGATTTGGCCACAGCCACACAGCCACAGCCAAAGCCAAAACCGTTggatataagagcatctccaatggttctGGACAAGCCATAGGCCAGCGataggctagccacaactcctcctgccacatcatcagcacttaaaaactcctcatgccacattatcaggacaagcaactggacaagcaataggctagccacaataaataaaattataaaaaattaatacttactaatcacacaaaatacggaattaaatttacgacacagatacgggaaaattcaataataacatttaaatttaaaaaagtacattaattaaaaaaaattacattaattgtacagaaattaagataaagagaaaactcgttaaaacaagtggtgcgaatgaaaatgacgtgcaaatcgcgtatatatagtgtttcgggaattaaataaaaaaataaaaaatcggctggccgatcgctcgccggtcgggagcctgcaatggcggccagcgcccgaaaatcggcgtgcgctcgccatTTTTCTCGCCAATTTGCCGCTCGcctgctgcaatggttcggccagcgccgggaatcggctagccggtccgctcgccgccattgtggatgctctaagagcatgaTTATAACTATGACTAAAATAGTATCCTTTCATTTTCATTACTTAGCTGGTCATATAAAAGCATACATACAATTAGATGAAACCAAAATTAGACAATTCTATTTTAAAAACCATTTTCTCTCTAGACCTCATTCACTtcactagtattattttaattatactagtatttttttctatctttctcTTACATTATTGATTATgtactattaaaatttatatcatTCCAAAAATGTCTTTTTTATGAGACTACAATTAGAAAGCTATGAGAAAACTACAGATTACGAGCAATAACATTTCTAAAAAATGCCACGAGATCTGGATTTAGCAAATTGCAAAAATTCCAAAGCGTAAGTGTTGCTAATGGTACAAGAGCATAGCTAAAAAAAAGTCATAAAAGAAAGCACAACAAGGAGTAAATCTAGAGGTCCCATCTTTAATTGTTGGACACAATACCCTATATATCTCCTCTCTTCTCTACCTCTACCATCAATATCCCCTTTTCTTTAGCTTGTGCAATATGCACCACAAAGCCGCCTTTCGAACCATCCAAGAATCCTCAAATGGATGTCAGTCAAGTCAATCAGCTCATAAAGACTGGGCCTCAATCATCGCATTACGGATTCTTTCACGAAAGAACGACCGCCAGATCTGAGCGTAGGTGAGAAGCTCATGTTAATGATAAGAAAGAACCATATGGGAAAGAGAGAGGAAGCTTGGCTTACGAGTACTCTAGATGAACATTCATGAACCGAGCATTTTCCAGGCTTTGTGTCAGTGTTACGGAACCTTCAATCACCTGATCTTGCTCCACCTCTATCGGGTCATAGAAGTAGATCAATGTCTGCCAATGTAGCATGTTAAATATAAGTTTTAGTGCAAGACAACGATGAAGGAGTTAAGTGTGATGATTAAAGAAATAAGTTCTAGGTGATTCAATTTCAAGGAATTTGACAGCGTCCGCCACCAACCTATCCCTGCATATTAATTGCAGATGGGATAGGATAAACCTAAACAGGGCTCACATGCTGGCCAACCACAGTGGGTCGAAGGTTGGAATAATACAAGCTGTATATACTGATACAGGTCTAATGTTTTGAAAACATAGTATTAGCAGGAGTTGGCACGATAGGAGGAGAAGAAAGTGCAAGATATATGGGACACCTGTTGCCAATGTGTTGGGGGAGCCTCAGGAGCAGTAGACAGCACAAGCCCTTCACTGGGATTGGCTCGCTTCTTTGTTTTATCAGCTTCCGTAGCTGTATCATCTGGAGCCGCAAGAAGTGCAGGTTGTGCATTGTTGCTCTTGGAAGTGTTTACCGAAGAAGTACCAAACTCCACATCAAACCAGAAAGCAAACCCATGAAATGGTGCTGCAAATGAAGAACAAAATACAGGCTTTAATAGAAAATACATTACACATATCTACAAAGTTACAAAGGTAAAcaaagaatagtaatttaataaCTATTTATGTGCTCAGAAAACAAAAAACTTAAAATATCAACCATGAGAAAACGTTCCAGCCAATCAAAGGGGTTAGCACCGGAAAAGTATTACTTGCACATGCAGAAGAGTGCGTAAACAAATGAACTCAAGACGGGATCCAAGAAACAATGGAAGACTATGGGAATGAGGATTTTACCTCGCATCATTGATTTGAATGTAAATCTTGTTGAAACAGTCTGTAGCTCCTCAATTGTAAGGGTCGAACAATCAACATGCTTTACCTGTCGCATAATCAAACAAAGTTGCGTAACTTATGGTTACTGATTGGTTAAAGCAATTGGCAGCATACAcaatatttttgggaattttaGAATGTCACAATTATAGAAATCCATCAATGCAAATGGTTTGCATAAAATCAGAATGGACAGCAATGTGTTGCAGATATGTTATTAGCGCTCCAGAAAATCAGGGAAATAGCATATATTATAATTGGTTTCTAATATATTGTTAGTTAAGTACGTTAGTCCATAGATGAGTTATGATTATTTTTGTGACCTCATCCATTTGATGCTTCTCTTGATTTCCTTGTTATTTCATTGTGGTTATTCCTTTCCTTTATATAAATCATTGTTTGTTGATTTGAGTCCATTTTCGTTCCCTTTTAAAACATAATGGGAGAACGCAAGATACCCAGGTGATAAGTGGAACATGAAATCATAGTGATGCATTATAGCAGGATCTGAATGCCAGTGAACCATTATCAAGCACTCTTTCATCGGTACAAACTACAAAGCTTTTCGACACGAGTATTTTGATAAGCATAAAGGAGATATAAAACACACTGAGAAAATACCTTTAATAATAACATAAAAACTTGGTTGAAGTTTCATGCAGATGCCATAACATAGAAAATCTCAAAGATAGATACATAGAATAGACAAGGCATCAAAGACATGCATTGAACGACTTACCACATGAGGCCATGTCAATACATTTTCACCACTGATCATCTCAACAGACGGCTCTTCAAATGCACACTGCTTTGCTAATGGCATCATTGCagacactacaaaaaaaacatgaaCCTTAACACTTGCACTACAAACTCAAAAGATACATGAAACACACTAGTTAAAATGCAAAGAGATATCTTCTTATAcactttatttttcaaattatatagtagtactacataAGAGGCTGGAAGATTAACATGTAAGTTTCCCGCAGTTCACTATTTTACCttatgaatataaaaaaaaataaacatataaaaatatggTATTGTAAAGACAAGATTGCAAATTGTATTATCAACAAACAGTCAAAGGCATTGGAATACCAGTTCTATGAAAGCATGAATAGTAGAAGATATGACAAACTGAGAAGCCCTAACCAGATCAGACAGGTCCCTTCAGACTATCCAAGTGGAAACTTGGCACTGAACCCCATAAAGTTTCAGGTATACTTAGTCAATTAGATATAACCATTCAACAACTTAAAGTGGACAACACATTCATGAATTTGATCTTTGTTTTCACATcagaattaatataataaacCAATAGAATGATTATGTAACTCAAAACAAAATTCATAAGGTCCATCTTATTATAAGGCCCCATTTGTAAAAATAGATGTGCCCTCAGTTTGCTTAGCCCTCACAAACTAAACTGATTGACTAGAAGGTCAAAATTCATATTGTTTTGGAGGTAACCCTAGACTGCTGAAGACGTCTGACTGTGTGAAAATATGGAATCAAGAGTTGATGCAAGCTCATTAGTTAATATATCTAGTTTGCATAACCCGGTTTGATCTGGTGATGCattgaatttcttcagaatAGATCACATAGAAATGAGTTTAATCATGAAGTAATGTTTGAATATAATATCAATTAAGAACAGAACTACTATTTTTCATGCAATTGGTACTTGGTATAACCGTCATATTTACAATCTGATGTTCTACCATATTAACAGATGACTGTGAATTCAATTGTGACTTGGTTTTGAACTGGAATGACTGTTTGTAGAGTAAAGAAGAACTATATCTATAGTTCTATACATGTACATCATATAATATTTGTATGACATTATACAAAGGGAGCACCTTAAGCATACCAAGAAAGTTATCTTAGCCTAGCAATTTTGTATTAGAAGAAAATGCAGCAAATAACTGAATGTTTCGACAAAAGAATTAAAAAGCACTCACTGTCAATTCCATAGACATTGCGCCAAAAATCAACACTTTCACTATATCGTTCTGGATAAGAGACAGGGGCCATGTACAACTGCAAATGTTCAAAAGACAACATTATACTCACTAATCCAGTGAATGTAAGCATAAGAAATCCCCCACTAACTGTAAAATGCCTAAGATGATATTGATGCACATCCCAAGGTGATTGTGCACTAGACTATATCAATAGAAAGTTCTCGCAAACATATATCAATTCATGGTAACAAATACAATtgcaataaaataaaacaagtatAACAAAAAATTAAGCAGAAGCTACAGCCGAAATCCAATCATATCCATGCCATATTCCATCAATGGACCACATGCAGGTTGGGTAGCAACTAGCATGAGAAGGGATAGGATGGAGCAAAGTTATACCGTGGCGTATGATGGAAGGATAAGACCTCCAGGTTTCAACCATCGGTCTCTGGCAGTAATAACACTCCCCAGCATGCTCTGATGATGGTAGAGCAATGCATATACCATATTACCATGTTAGTCCAAAGTTTACACTAGTAATAACTGAagacttaaatttaaaattgaaattaatatcAATTGACATGTCGCGACTCAAGACAATGCAATTATACAATTTAACCCAGAAAAAACTGGCAAATGTCATATCACCTCATAAAGAAGCATGTAGCCCATCCATTCAGAAACAATTACATCAACTTTCTCATCAATCTCGACATCCTGTAGTGGACAGCACAATGTAAATGCTCCTACCACCAATATATTATAACAAAAAGACATTTTGAAATTCAAGGACAAGACATCATCACACTAAGAACTTATCAATGTATGGATCAATTTGGACAATTACCTACAAGGATCTAAGGATTATGAAAATTGGTGTTGATAAACAGGAAATACAGAAAAAATTTATATCACGTGATTATGTATCCACCCATACCAAGTACACAAAGTCACAATAGCTATTTATTCTGAACATTCAAGTCAATATCCTCATGCTAAGACCTTGTTATTTATTCATTACCTCCTGGTATCACTTTCAGCAAGATATTATGTTCAAGTtatctat
Encoded here:
- the LOC121754295 gene encoding probable protein arginine N-methyltransferase 6, coding for MFQSTSGGNGSGGGAGLGGDAAFHNGFLHGGGAQLTRTRPRRGTRRRQHDQGGAASDPRVSQLQEHHDTERPPRPCTDFDVAYFNSYAHLGIHEEMIKDRTRTDTYKNAIFQHQDQIAGKVVLDVGCGTGILSIFCAQAGAKRVYAVDASNIAIQANEVIKANNLSDTVIVLHGRVEDVEIDEKVDVIVSEWMGYMLLYESMLGSVITARDRWLKPGGLILPSYATLYMAPVSYPERYSESVDFWRNVYGIDMSAMMPLAKQCAFEEPSVEMISGENVLTWPHVVKHVDCSTLTIEELQTVSTRFTFKSMMRAPFHGFAFWFDVEFGTSSVNTSKSNNAQPALLAAPDDTATEADKTKKRANPSEGLVLSTAPEAPPTHWQQTLIYFYDPIEVEQDQVIEGSVTLTQSLENARFMNVHLEYSSGGRSFVKESVMR
- the LOC121754232 gene encoding high mobility group B protein 7-like, whose translation is MAGGAASSNASRQRKRVEAESASLKRARDGSAFTKCEECHKDVAVALISFHNCSLDAKIKMNLESQVVEMAETKKKASAEKKKTKQTDSKPKKAKNPNGKKRPPTAFFLFMNDFRKSFKEANPDCKSVATVAKEGGEKWKSMNDDEKKVYTDRAAELKAEYQKASEAENEQDDDDSTENEVKDDATEDEVKDDAAEDEAKDDATEKEVKDDAAEDEVKDETKETSEKEIKDDIIDEEIK